One genomic region from Salipiger sp. CCB-MM3 encodes:
- the mmsB gene encoding multiple monosaccharide ABC transporter permease produces the protein MSTQTAETAGQPESQGLKHYLRNHMREYGLLFALIAIMVFFQAVTGGTLMRPVNITNLFLQNSYIIIMALGMLIVIVSGNIDLSVGSVLGFIGALAAVMIVQWDWPVPLTILACLIVGGLIGAAQGYWVAYWSIPSFIVTLAGMLVFRGASLWLLQGQSVGPFPPGFQMLSTGFVPDLFPAAMTAGLAEIAGSRNFNLLAMAVGIIAAVTIVWLGLRERARDKAYGIEGEPANFFWVRNAIVCGALLFLTYKIATFRGLPNVLVTMGVLIIIYAFITQKTVIGRRIYALGGNRKAAKLSGIKTERLTFLAFVNMGVLAALAGLVFAARLNTATPKAGFGMELDVIAAVFIGGASMAGGSGKIVGAVVGAFIMGVMNNGMSIMGIGIDYQQMIKGLVLLAAVIFDVYNKSKQG, from the coding sequence ATGTCCACTCAAACGGCAGAAACCGCAGGCCAGCCTGAAAGCCAAGGGCTCAAGCACTACCTGCGCAACCACATGCGTGAATACGGGCTGCTCTTCGCGCTGATCGCCATCATGGTGTTCTTTCAGGCGGTGACCGGCGGCACGCTGATGCGCCCGGTGAACATCACCAACCTGTTCCTGCAGAACAGCTATATCATCATCATGGCGCTGGGGATGCTCATCGTCATCGTCTCGGGCAACATCGACCTGTCGGTCGGCTCGGTGCTGGGCTTCATCGGCGCGTTGGCGGCGGTGATGATCGTGCAATGGGATTGGCCCGTGCCCTTGACCATCCTTGCCTGTCTGATCGTCGGCGGCCTCATCGGCGCGGCGCAGGGCTATTGGGTGGCTTATTGGTCGATCCCCTCGTTCATCGTGACGCTGGCCGGGATGCTGGTGTTCCGCGGCGCCTCGCTGTGGCTGCTGCAGGGGCAGTCGGTGGGGCCGTTCCCGCCGGGCTTCCAGATGCTGTCGACCGGTTTCGTGCCCGATCTCTTCCCGGCTGCAATGACTGCCGGGCTGGCCGAGATCGCCGGGTCGCGCAACTTCAACCTGCTGGCCATGGCCGTGGGCATCATCGCCGCCGTCACCATCGTCTGGCTGGGGCTGCGCGAGCGCGCCCGTGACAAGGCCTATGGCATCGAGGGCGAGCCCGCCAACTTCTTCTGGGTGCGCAATGCCATCGTCTGCGGCGCGCTGCTGTTCCTGACCTATAAGATCGCCACCTTCCGCGGCTTGCCGAACGTGCTGGTCACCATGGGCGTGCTTATCATCATCTACGCCTTCATCACCCAAAAGACGGTGATCGGTCGCCGCATCTATGCGCTGGGTGGCAACCGCAAGGCGGCCAAGCTCTCGGGCATCAAGACCGAGCGCCTGACCTTCCTCGCCTTCGTCAACATGGGCGTTCTGGCGGCGCTCGCGGGTCTGGTGTTCGCCGCGCGTCTTAACACCGCGACGCCGAAGGCGGGCTTCGGCATGGAGCTGGACGTGATCGCCGCGGTCTTCATCGGCGGGGCGTCGATGGCGGGCGGCTCTGGTAAGATCGTCGGGGCGGTGGTCGGCGCCTTCATCATGGGCGTGATGAACAACGGCATGTCGATCATGGGCATCGGCATCGACTACCAGCAGATGATCAAGGGGCTGGTGCTGCTCGCTGCCGTGATCTTCGACGTCTACAACAAATCGAAACAGGGCTGA